A single genomic interval of Halorubrum aethiopicum harbors:
- the glmS gene encoding glutamine--fructose-6-phosphate transaminase (isomerizing): MCGIIGYVGERPALPILSSGLSNLEYRGYDSAGVALTDDALSVYKKSGEVSELQGILPESTDHTRGIGHTRWSTHGPPTDENAHPHTDCTGRVAVVHNGIIENYDALREELADHKFTSDTDTEVVPHLIEEALDAGAEPRAAVEAAVDRLEGTYAVVVTIAGVDEVYATRRDSPLVVGHAEDGTFLASDVTAFLEHTREVTYVEDGDFAVVGEDGLSLYRDGEAIEPPVETLEYEADAAEKSGYDHYMLKEIHEQPRALRQTISGRIDADDGTVDVDVDLPSEYVDSIEEIQIVACGTSNYAGRYAAELLESVVDVRTTVEVASEYEFDGGRDPWRTLVVAVTQSGETADTLSAIRRAKRAGARTLAVTNTLGSTIVRETDDSVFIRAGPEIGVAATKTFASQVATLTLLAVHIGRTRGSLSYGRARELLESVRKLPNAVQGVLDREDRVREVAREYADSDAFFFVGRKLGHPVALEGALKLKEISYDHAEGFPAGELKHGPLALVTEETPVLALLTDGSRPDETLNNVKEVEARGAPVIGATTADGDGRATDSAYLDVELPVPATGALEPLVANVYWQLFAYHVADEKGRPIDRPRNLAKSVTVE, encoded by the coding sequence ATGTGTGGAATCATCGGCTACGTCGGCGAGCGTCCCGCCCTCCCGATCCTCTCTTCGGGCCTCTCGAACCTGGAGTACCGCGGGTACGACTCCGCGGGCGTCGCGCTCACCGACGACGCGCTCTCCGTGTACAAGAAGTCCGGCGAGGTGAGCGAGCTCCAGGGGATCCTCCCCGAGTCGACCGACCACACGCGGGGGATCGGCCACACCCGGTGGAGCACCCACGGCCCGCCGACGGACGAGAACGCGCACCCGCACACGGACTGTACCGGCCGGGTCGCGGTCGTCCACAACGGGATCATCGAGAACTACGACGCGCTCCGCGAGGAGCTCGCCGACCACAAGTTCACGAGCGACACCGACACCGAGGTCGTCCCGCACCTGATCGAGGAGGCGCTCGACGCGGGCGCGGAGCCGCGGGCGGCGGTCGAGGCCGCCGTCGACCGCCTTGAGGGCACCTACGCGGTGGTCGTGACGATCGCCGGCGTCGACGAGGTGTACGCGACCCGCCGCGACAGCCCGCTCGTCGTCGGCCACGCCGAGGACGGGACCTTCCTCGCGAGCGACGTGACCGCCTTCCTCGAGCACACCCGCGAGGTGACCTACGTCGAGGACGGCGACTTCGCCGTGGTCGGCGAGGACGGCCTGTCGCTGTACCGCGACGGGGAGGCGATCGAGCCGCCGGTCGAGACGCTCGAGTACGAGGCCGACGCGGCCGAGAAGAGCGGCTACGACCACTACATGTTAAAGGAGATCCACGAGCAGCCGCGGGCGCTCCGCCAGACGATCTCCGGGCGGATCGACGCGGACGACGGGACCGTCGACGTCGACGTCGACCTCCCGAGCGAGTACGTCGACTCGATCGAGGAGATCCAGATCGTCGCCTGCGGGACCTCCAACTACGCGGGACGGTACGCCGCCGAACTGCTCGAGTCGGTCGTCGACGTCCGGACGACGGTGGAGGTCGCGAGCGAGTACGAGTTCGACGGCGGCCGCGACCCCTGGCGCACGCTCGTGGTCGCGGTGACACAGAGCGGCGAGACCGCCGACACGCTCTCCGCGATCCGGCGGGCGAAACGCGCCGGCGCGCGGACGCTCGCGGTCACCAACACGCTGGGAAGCACGATCGTCCGCGAGACCGACGACAGCGTGTTCATCCGCGCCGGTCCGGAGATCGGCGTGGCGGCGACGAAGACGTTCGCCTCGCAGGTGGCGACGCTGACGCTGCTCGCGGTCCACATCGGCCGGACTCGCGGGTCGCTGTCGTACGGGCGAGCGCGCGAGCTGCTCGAGTCCGTCCGGAAGCTCCCGAACGCGGTCCAGGGCGTCCTCGACCGCGAGGACCGCGTTCGGGAGGTCGCCCGCGAGTACGCCGACAGCGACGCGTTCTTCTTCGTCGGCCGGAAGCTCGGCCACCCGGTGGCGCTGGAGGGCGCGTTGAAGCTGAAGGAGATCTCCTACGACCACGCCGAGGGCTTCCCCGCCGGCGAGCTCAAACACGGGCCGCTCGCGCTCGTCACCGAGGAGACGCCCGTGCTGGCGCTCCTGACCGACGGCTCCAGGCCGGACGAGACGCTGAACAACGTCAAGGAGGTCGAGGCGCGCGGCGCGCCGGTGATCGGCGCGACGACCGCCGACGGCGACGGGCGGGCGACCGACTCGGCGTACCTCGACGTCGAGTTGCCCGTCCCCGCTACCGGCGCGCTGGAGCCGCTCGTCGCGAACGTCTACTGGCAGCTGTTCGCCTACCACGTCGCCGACGAGAAGGGGCGACCGATCGACCGCCCGCGCAACCTCGCGAAGAGCGTGACGGTCGAGTAG
- a CDS encoding sugar phosphate nucleotidyltransferase — MSDRPTTAVVLAAGAGRRLSPLTNRRPKPMVPVANKPLLEYVIEAASAAGVDEFVLVVGYERERIQTHFGDGDDWGVSIRYVVQEKRLGTAHAVSQAEPHVDGPFLVLNGDRIVEPAAVADVRDALADGDAAAAMAVTRSDRPRSYGVVTVRDDRVETIVEKPRRGAESEVINAGVYAFTPAVFDAVRDTEPSDEGEYELPDTVARLIGDGGVRAVRYDGGWHDVSYLWDLLAVTDDVLDRDGGSVEGTLAPGAGVDDRCVVAPTASVGRGAVVAAGTTVGANARIEPNATVERSVVFPDATVEAGAVLRDCVVGAGATVGANATARGGTATVAVAGELYEGVRLGAVVGDDASVGGAAALAPGTVLGNDAVVGDGASVSGRVEDGVTVRRG, encoded by the coding sequence ATGTCCGACCGACCGACGACGGCCGTCGTCCTCGCCGCCGGCGCGGGGCGGCGGCTGAGTCCGCTGACGAACCGGCGGCCGAAGCCGATGGTCCCGGTCGCCAACAAGCCCCTCCTCGAGTACGTGATCGAGGCCGCGAGCGCGGCCGGCGTCGACGAGTTCGTCCTCGTCGTGGGGTACGAGCGCGAGCGGATCCAGACCCACTTCGGCGACGGCGACGACTGGGGCGTCTCGATCCGGTACGTCGTCCAGGAGAAGCGGCTCGGCACCGCGCACGCGGTCTCGCAGGCCGAACCCCACGTGGACGGGCCGTTCCTCGTGTTGAACGGCGACCGGATCGTCGAGCCCGCCGCGGTCGCGGACGTCCGCGACGCCCTCGCCGACGGCGACGCCGCGGCCGCGATGGCGGTGACGAGAAGCGACCGGCCGCGGTCCTACGGGGTCGTCACCGTCCGCGACGACCGCGTGGAGACCATCGTCGAGAAGCCCCGGCGGGGGGCGGAGTCCGAGGTGATCAACGCGGGCGTGTACGCGTTCACGCCCGCCGTCTTCGACGCCGTCCGCGACACCGAACCCTCCGACGAGGGGGAGTACGAGCTGCCCGACACCGTCGCGCGGCTCATCGGCGACGGCGGCGTCCGCGCCGTCAGGTACGACGGCGGCTGGCACGACGTCTCGTACCTCTGGGACCTGCTCGCGGTCACCGACGACGTGCTCGACCGCGACGGCGGCTCCGTCGAGGGAACGCTCGCGCCCGGCGCGGGCGTCGACGACCGCTGCGTGGTCGCGCCGACCGCCTCCGTCGGCCGCGGCGCGGTCGTCGCCGCGGGGACGACCGTGGGCGCGAACGCCCGGATCGAACCCAACGCGACCGTCGAGCGCTCCGTCGTCTTCCCGGACGCGACCGTCGAGGCCGGCGCGGTGCTCCGCGACTGCGTCGTCGGCGCGGGCGCGACCGTGGGCGCGAACGCCACCGCTCGGGGCGGGACCGCCACCGTCGCCGTCGCCGGCGAGCTGTACGAGGGGGTGCGCCTCGGCGCGGTCGTCGGCGACGACGCGAGCGTCGGCGGCGCGGCGGCGCTCGCGCCGGGGACCGTCCTCGGCAACGACGCCGTCGTCGGCGACGGCGCGTCGGTGAGCGGGCGCGTCGAGGACGGCGTGACGGTACGGAGGGGGTAA
- a CDS encoding GAF domain-containing sensor histidine kinase → MTSSGDPDHSRPFERLVRLSDANLTPEERIREAIDVGRRYLGVDNGVLSYTAEGRYEVIATNIESGPYAEGGVVDLDGTWCRHVVADGETIGFADAAEGRYRDDRALETTGLRCYVGAPVEIDGETYGTLCFSDPDPRADPISDEERGFVSVLADWVGHELERGKHYAELREQNDRLDEFTGIVAHDLRNPLAAAIGFTELAQEEATGETAAFLSRVRSALGRMETMIAECLILAKEGTDVGERDEIDLEALVRDAWETVRTRNATLSVEIEPGTTVLADAGRLQRLFENLFRNAVEHGGPDVSVTVSGDDHGFVVADDGPGLPPAVEAALADADAENVKSFGLGLLVVLRVVSGHGWDLGVDTSAEGTAFRVSDLNAAEPVHEELDD, encoded by the coding sequence ATGACCTCCTCCGGCGATCCCGACCACTCCCGACCGTTCGAGCGCCTCGTCCGGTTGAGCGACGCGAACCTGACCCCCGAAGAGCGGATCCGGGAGGCGATCGACGTCGGCCGGAGGTACCTCGGCGTCGACAACGGCGTCCTCTCGTACACCGCCGAGGGGCGCTACGAGGTGATCGCCACGAACATCGAGTCCGGGCCGTACGCCGAGGGTGGCGTCGTCGACCTCGACGGGACGTGGTGTCGCCACGTCGTCGCGGACGGCGAGACGATCGGGTTCGCCGACGCCGCGGAGGGCCGGTACCGCGACGACCGGGCGCTCGAGACGACCGGGCTTCGCTGTTACGTCGGCGCGCCCGTCGAGATCGACGGCGAGACGTACGGGACGCTGTGTTTCTCCGATCCGGACCCGCGCGCGGACCCGATCTCCGACGAGGAGCGCGGCTTCGTCTCGGTGCTCGCCGACTGGGTCGGTCACGAGCTCGAGCGCGGCAAACACTACGCCGAGTTGCGCGAACAGAACGACCGGCTCGACGAGTTCACCGGGATCGTCGCCCACGACCTCCGGAACCCGCTCGCGGCCGCGATCGGGTTCACGGAGCTGGCACAGGAGGAGGCGACGGGCGAGACCGCGGCGTTCCTCTCGCGGGTCCGGAGCGCGCTCGGCCGCATGGAGACGATGATCGCGGAGTGTCTGATACTGGCGAAGGAGGGCACGGACGTGGGCGAACGCGACGAGATCGACCTCGAGGCGCTCGTCCGCGACGCCTGGGAGACGGTCCGGACCCGGAACGCGACGCTGTCGGTCGAGATCGAGCCGGGGACGACCGTCCTCGCCGATGCGGGGCGACTCCAGCGACTCTTCGAGAACCTGTTCCGAAACGCGGTCGAGCACGGCGGCCCGGACGTCTCGGTGACCGTCTCGGGCGACGACCACGGGTTCGTCGTCGCCGACGACGGCCCCGGACTGCCCCCGGCGGTCGAGGCCGCGCTCGCCGACGCCGACGCGGAGAACGTCAAGTCGTTCGGGCTCGGGCTGTTGGTCGTCCTCCGGGTCGTCTCGGGACACGGCTGGGACCTCGGGGTCGACACCTCCGCCGAGGGGACCGCCTTCCGCGTGAGCGACCTCAACGCCGCGGAGCCGGTCCACGAGGAGTTGGACGACTAG